Sequence from the Flavobacterium sp. J372 genome:
GATATCGTATTCAGGCTTGAGCCGGCTGACGAAGTTGACGGAAAAGCGCCGATGGGGCTTCAGTTCGTTAACGAAGTTAAAGGTGGTAACATTCCTAAAGAATTTATCCCTGCGATTGAAAAAGGTTTCAAAGAAGCTATGAAGCAAGGCCCTCTTGCCGGTTATGAGATGGACAGCATGAAGGTAACACTTCTTGACGGTTCATTCCACCCGGTTGACTCGGATGCACTTTCATTCGAACTTGCAGCTAAAATGGGTTATAAAGAATCTGCAAAAGCTGCAGGTGCTGTAATCCTTGAGCCGATCATGAAGCTTGAAGTGCTTACGCCGGAGGAAAACATGGGTGATATCGTTGGTGACCTTAACCGTCGTCGCGGACAGATCAATAACATGGATGACAGGGCAGGTTCTAAAGTAGTTAAGGCAAGCGTTCCTCTTTCAGAGATGTTCGGTTACGTAACTACGCTAAGGACACTATCTTCAGGCCGTGCGACATCTACAATGGAATTCTCTCACTATGCAGAGACACCATCTAACATCGCCGATGAGGTTATCAAAAAAGCTAAAGGAAACGCTTAATTCAAAAGAAAATGAGTCAGAAAATCAGAATAAAACTAAAATCATACGATCACAGCCTTGTAGACAAGTCTGCTGAAAAGATCGTTAAGACTGTAAAAAGCACAGGAGCTGTAGTAACAGGCCCTATTCCGCTTCCTACACACAAAAAGATTTTTACCGTACTGCGCTCGCCGCACGTAAACAAAAAATCAAGGGAGCAGTTTGAGGTTAGCTCTTACAAGAGGCTTCTTGATATTTACAGCTCTTCTTCTAAAACCATTGATGCCCTAATGAAATTAGAACTGCCAAGCGGTGTAGAAGTTGAAATCAAAGTGTGATAATTCCGCTTTATATAATTAAGCCCCGACGAAAGTCGGGGCTTTTTATTGGTACAAAAATTAGAATGGCTGTAAATCAGCAAAATATTTAAGATATTTTTTTGTAAGTGTTTGATATTCTCATTTTAATGACTACTTTTGCACCCCTGTTTATAGTGTCCTATGCTATAAATTGAAGGGAATTAATTAATTAATAACAAATTTTTATGTCTGGGTTAATTGGAAGAAAAATCGGCATGACCAGTATTTTCGACGAGAACGGGAAGAACATTCCTTGTACCGTGATAGAAGCTGGACCATGCGTTGTTACCCAAGTCAGAACCAACGAGGTTGACGGGTATGAAGCGTTGCAACTTGGTTTCGATGACAAAACAGAAAAGCATGCTGTTAAAGCGGCTCAGGGCCACTTTAAAAAGGCAGGTACTTCTGCTAAGAAGAAAGTCGTTGAATTCCAGGATTTCGCAACTGAGCACAAATTAGGTGATGTTATCACTGTAGACGTTTTCGCAGAAGGCGAATTCGTGGATGTAAAAGGAGTATCAAAAGGTAAAGGCTTCCAAGGTGTTGTAAAGCGCCACGGTTTTGGTGGTGTTGGGCAGTCTACTCACGGTCAGCACAACCGTCTTAGGGCTCCTGGTTCTGTGGGTGCATCTTCTTATCCTTCAAGGGTATTTAAGGGAATGCGCATGGCAGGCCGTACAGGTGGTGAAAATGTAACAGTTCAAAACCTTAGAGTTTTAAAAGTTGTTGCCGATAAGAACCTTTTAGTAGTAAAAGGCGCTATACCGGGGCACAAAAACTCTTATGTAATCATTCAGAAGTAATGGAAGTAAAAGTATTAAATATCAACGGAAAAGAAACTGGCAGAACGATTACTCTTTCTGATTCAGTTTTCGGTATAGAGCCAAACAAACACGCTGTATACCTTGATGTTAAGCAATATCTTGCCAACCAGCGCCAGGGTACCCACAAAGCCAAAGAAAGGGCTGAAGTGACAGGTAGTACGCGTAAGGTGAAGAAACAAAAGGGTACAGG
This genomic interval carries:
- the rpsJ gene encoding 30S ribosomal protein S10 produces the protein MSQKIRIKLKSYDHSLVDKSAEKIVKTVKSTGAVVTGPIPLPTHKKIFTVLRSPHVNKKSREQFEVSSYKRLLDIYSSSSKTIDALMKLELPSGVEVEIKV
- the rplC gene encoding 50S ribosomal protein L3 is translated as MSGLIGRKIGMTSIFDENGKNIPCTVIEAGPCVVTQVRTNEVDGYEALQLGFDDKTEKHAVKAAQGHFKKAGTSAKKKVVEFQDFATEHKLGDVITVDVFAEGEFVDVKGVSKGKGFQGVVKRHGFGGVGQSTHGQHNRLRAPGSVGASSYPSRVFKGMRMAGRTGGENVTVQNLRVLKVVADKNLLVVKGAIPGHKNSYVIIQK